The region AATGCGCTATTTAAGCACTGCGCATGGTACTGACATCCCAGGGCCCCAGCACCGTAGCCACAGCCCCTCCTCTGACCCGCAAAAAAAAACAGCCTCTCCTCTGTTTCTATTCCCGTCCTCTTCCCGTTCTTCGGAGTGAAAACCGAACAGGCCAAAAAGAAGAAGACCAGAACGCAACAAAACCCCGCGaccatctcttcttcttcttccccactCCTTCCCCTTGGACCAAGGAAAGAACCCCGACCATGGCAGACGCCCCTCACGAGCCCCGCGAAGCCACCCACAGCTCCACCCCCGAGGCGGCCGACGACTTCGAGTTCCGCGTCCTGTCCACCGGCGGCCTTGTCTCGGCCGGCGCGGCCGCGGCCGACGACATGTGCGTGGCCGACGAGCTCTTCTCCCACGGCAAGCTCCTCCCGCTCCGCCCCTCGTCAACCGCCTCCGCCGACGCCCCCACCGTTGTCCTGCTTCCGCGGTCCGAGTCCGTCGCGTCCACCGCGGGCTTCGGCTCGCGCTCCGACTGCCGGAGCGCGAGttccagcggcagcagcagcggctgcgTCAGCCGCAGCCACTCGTCCAAGAGCGCCTCCTCCGaccacgccgccgcgccgccgcggagGTCCCTGTCGAGCAGCCTGTTCTACGCGCACCCGAGCCCGTCGCCGCAGCTGCGCTCGCGGCCGCGCCGGAGCACGGGGTCGGCCCCGCCGCCCGCCGGGTGGGGCATCATACGCCTCGGCGTCGTCGGCGCCCCGGACGTGTACCCGCCGCGCTGCGCCGATGGGGCCAAGATCACCGCCGCGTCGAGAGGCGGCAGCGGCAGGAGCGCTAGGTTCGAGCAGGCCGCCAGCGCCATTGAGAGGAGCTTCAGGAAACATGGCGCGGGGCTGTTCGGTGACGGCTTCGGATGCAAGTGCTCGCCGGACGTCGTCGAGTCCGTCAAGCTGCCTCCGGCATCGAGGAAAAGCGGACTCGCGGATGAGAACGTCAAGAGAGGCCGCGGCGGGCGTCGCATCAGGATCCTGGACTGGCTCGAAGAGCTGTCCATCACCAAGGCGAGGAAGTAATCTTGTGTAAAGATCGTGCATTTCTCTGAGCTGCTCATGCTCAGAGAAGCATTTAGATTTGATCATtagattgttttttcttgtttGATTAACATGAGACGCTTAATTCGAAACAAATAACTCGTCTGTACAGATCTCAAGGAGTCCACCATGACTTTCTATCTTGAAGATAGAGTATTTGATCGTGCATTTGTGGCAATTCAATGCCAGGATATGCCATTGCAAATTTGAAActgtatttttatttttatattatTATATCGTTAC is a window of Triticum dicoccoides isolate Atlit2015 ecotype Zavitan chromosome 2B, WEW_v2.0, whole genome shotgun sequence DNA encoding:
- the LOC119367573 gene encoding uncharacterized protein LOC119367573 — translated: MADAPHEPREATHSSTPEAADDFEFRVLSTGGLVSAGAAAADDMCVADELFSHGKLLPLRPSSTASADAPTVVLLPRSESVASTAGFGSRSDCRSASSSGSSSGCVSRSHSSKSASSDHAAAPPRRSLSSSLFYAHPSPSPQLRSRPRRSTGSAPPPAGWGIIRLGVVGAPDVYPPRCADGAKITAASRGGSGRSARFEQAASAIERSFRKHGAGLFGDGFGCKCSPDVVESVKLPPASRKSGLADENVKRGRGGRRIRILDWLEELSITKARK